One window of the Populus nigra chromosome 4, ddPopNigr1.1, whole genome shotgun sequence genome contains the following:
- the LOC133691234 gene encoding serine/threonine-protein kinase ATG1a-like, with protein MDLNQTRLIGDYILGPIIGRGSFAVVRRAKHRCSCLEVAVKEIDKKLLSPKVSDNLLKEISILSTINHPNIIRLFESIETEDKIFLVLEYCDGGDLAGYIQRHGKVTEAVARHFMRQLAAGLQALQEKYLIHRDLKPQNLLLLSNDLTPQLKIGDFGFARSLTSSDLADTLCGSPLYMAPEIIQNKKYDAKADLWSVGAVLFQLVTGKPPFDGNSQYQLFQNILTSTELRFPQGALEELHPDCVDLCRSLLCRNPVERLTFKEFFNHKFLEEPRLLLDAKSPLLPQMKSVVEQFDASASNTRSQMEHCLHSANRNAILTSTSEHDNITMLAKVHDRTSRNDSVHGIVPSIVHDRMGRSAYGSQSSLDQLRVADLMESLEKDYVIVNRHFSSMENFSYYLETSLQDSSTSKSSVQLPQKNNQDMVVAIQTEAFTGSSVSSANDPQVHGSEPLTASCVPNILREVQGLPIPHPSIKLHFLNQYAQAIVELAQEKYDSGMFLESFSVELVVLAIWKKVLEICNHWVASNEGSELPESSSANESTFVHGGIDLIPLASGKMDFIEPSSAYKWAEKSFILAFDRTEKLSHNLRHMDAAAEMPDAMELIFQEALAVGRSGAVDEYMENKGGADVSYSKAMLLLHFIAEEATSLPLKPPFSLTSACRKRIQSYILNLQSHRSHFSMLQPIPEQSPDSHTK; from the exons aTGGATCTTAACCAGACCCGTTTGATTGGTGATTATATTCTTGGCCCGATAATCGGGCGGGGATCTTTTGCTGTTGTTCGGAGGGCTAAACACCGGTGTTCGTGTTTAGAAGTTGCGGTTaaagaaattgacaaaaaattaCTCAGTCCAAAAGTTAGTGATAATTTGCTCAAAGAAATTTCTATTCTTAGTACTATAAATCACCCCAACATTATTCGCCTTTTTGAGTCCATTGAG ACTGAAGATAAGATATTTCTTGTATTGGAATACTGTGATGGAGGTGATCTTGCTGGGTATATTCAACGCCATGGAAAAGTAACTGAGGCTGTAGCAAGGCACTTTATGAGGCAATTGG cTGCAGGGTTGCAAGCGCTTCAAGAAAAATATCTTATTCATAGAGACTTAAAACCACAG AACCTACTTTTGTTATCAAATGACTTAACTCCACAATTGAAGATAGGTGATTTTGGCTTTGCAAG GTCTTTGACATCATCAGACTTGGCTGATACACTATGCGGCTCACCATTATACATGGCCCCAGAGATTATTCAGAATAAAAAGTATGATGCGAAG GCTGACTTATGGAGTGTTGGGGCAGTTTTGTTCCAGCTGGTAACTGGGAAGCCTCCATTTGATGGCAACAGCCAATATCag CTTTTCCAGAATATTTTGACATCTACAGAGCTGAGGTTTCCACAAGGTGCGTTGGAGGAGCTCCATCCAGATTGTGTGGATCTTTGCAGAAGCCTTTTATGCCGAAACCCTG TTGAGCGATTAACATTCAAGGAGTTCTTCAATCACAAGTTCCTTGAGGAGCCAAG GCTCTTGCTGGATGCTAAATCTCCTCTACTTCCACAAATGAAATCAGTAGTTGAGCAGTTTGATGCGTCTGCGTCTAATACAAGGTCTCAAATGGAGCATTGCTTGCACTCAGCTAATAGAAATGCTATATTAACTAGCACATCTGAGCATGACAACATAACAATGCTGGCAAAGGTTCATGACAGGACATCCAGAAATGACAGTGTTCATGGGATTGTGCCAAGTATTGTGCATGATAGGATGGGGAGATCTGCTTATGGCAGCCAATCTTCATTGGATCAGCTTCGAG TTGCTGATTTAATGGAGTCCCTAGAGAAGGATTATGTTATTGTTAATCGTCATTTTTCTTCAATGGAAAATTTCTCTTATTACCTTGAAACATCTCTGCAAGATAGCTCCACCAGCAAATCTTCTGTACAGCTACCACAGAAAAATAACCAGGATATGGTTGTTGCTATACAAACAGAGGCATTTACTGGTAGTTCTGTTAGTAGTGCAAACGATCCTCAGGTCCATGGATCAGAGCCATTAACTGCATCATGTGTGCCAAATATATTAAGGGAAGTGCAAGGACTACCCATACCGCATCCCTCAATTAAGCTTCACTTCCTAAATCAGTATGCACAGGCAATTGTAGAACTAGCCCAAGAAAAG TATGATTCAGGAATGTTTCTGGAATCATTTTCAGTTGAGCTTGTTGTTTTGGCTATATGGaagaaagttcttgaaattTGCAACCACTGGGTAGCCTCTAATGAAGGGAGCGAATTACCTGAAAGCAGTTCAGCCAATGAATCTACATTTGTTCATGGAGGCATAGATTTGATCCCGCTTGCAAGTggtaaaatggattttattgagcCTTCTTCTGCCTACAAGTGGGCAGAAAAAAGTTTCATTCTCGCGTTTGATCGTACAGAGAAGTTATCGCATAATCTCCGACACATGGATG CTGCTGCTGAGATGCCTGATGCCATGGAACTGATATTCCAAGAAGCACTCGCTGTTGGGAGAAGTGGTGCC GTAGATGAATATATGGAGAACAAGGGTGGTGCTGATGTCTCATATTCCAAAGCAATGCTTCTGCTTCATTTTATAGCAGAAGAAGCAACATCTCTCCCACTGAAACCTCCATTTTCATTAACTTCTGCTTGTAGGAAGCGAATCCAAAGCTACATTCTCAACTTGCAGTCTCATAGATCTCACTTCTCAATGTTGCAGCCTATTCCTGAACAATCCCCTGATTCTCATACCAAGTAG
- the LOC133691203 gene encoding soluble inorganic pyrophosphatase 1-like, giving the protein MSDVTKTQENEVETKRQAPRLNERILSSLSRRTVAAHPWHDLEIGPGAPHIFNVVVEITKGSKVKYELDKKTGLIKVDRILYSSVVYPHNYGFIPRTLCEDNDPLDVLVLMQEPVLPGCFLRARAIGLMPMIDQGEKDDKIIAVCADDPEYKHYTDIKELAPHRLSEIRRFFEDYKKNENKEVAVNDFLPSNTAVEAIQYSMDLYAEYVLHTLRR; this is encoded by the exons ATGAGTGACGtaacaaaaacacaagaaaatgaaGTTGAAACCAAGCGCCAAGCGCCCCGTCTGAATGAGAGAATCCTTTCATCTTTGTCAAGGAGAACTGTTGCTGCACATCCTTGGCATGATCTTGAAATTG GGCCTGGAGCTCCCCACATTTTCAATGTC GTGGTTGAGATAACAAAAGGAAGTAAGGTCAAATATGAACTGGACAAGAAGACAGGACTAATCAAG GTTGATCGGATTTTATACTCCTCAGTGGTCTATCCCCACAACTATGGTTTCATCCCTCGCACATTATGCGAAGACAATGATCCCTTGGATGTTTTAGTACTCATGCAG GAGCCTGTCCTTCCCGGTTGTTTTCTACGAGCCAGGGCCATTGGACTTATGCCCATGATTGACCAG GGAGAGAAAGACGACAAAATTATTGCAGTTTGTGCTGATGATCCTGAGTACAAGCACTACACTGACATCAAGGAACTGGCCCCCCATCGACTTTCTGAGATCCGACGTTTCTTTGAAGACT ACAAGAAAAATGAGAACAAGGAGGTTGCAGTTAATGACTTCTTACCTTCAAATACTGCTGTTGAAGCTATCCAGTACTCAAT GGACCTTTATGCTGAGTACGTTTTGCACACCCTGCGTCGGTAG
- the LOC133692804 gene encoding probably inactive receptor-like protein kinase At2g46850, with amino-acid sequence MLALLFAPLFLFTLLHQSPISHCLQETQQHPQKLISQCDEKCGKLRIPFPFHLNTSCASVSNAFHLSCSNSTTLYLNIDSLSYKVLEFFSDGILVDFSGSSTCRQYNDLNSFDLAGNDCFGISVDNVIGLYDCEDSSLCKADCETIDLPGCDGSGSGPPACCYPLSDHSSWDFGDGFSVFSKFGCRGFSSWVVSRGTNTGKRGVKLEWAVPKNSSKGVCADKADIVNATAVDGGTRCKCQDGFVGDGYASGEGCMKSSIKDGEEARGSDRDTKKHRGKMVTILAGVVGPIFIIASLIALFCLLKRPVKADMYDPDHAHLHSTISFRKACRTRLFNYHELENATRGFDGDQKLASSNNSTIYAGVLGDDTHIAVHKVECRDERELTQVLSRVEVLSAVLHRNMARVLGCCINSVYSPLVVYEYPANGTLEEHLHQSGEQKVGLDWYKRLRISAETASVLAFLQYEIIPPIFHHDLKPGNIFLDEDLSVKVAGFKLFTASLGNDTHSYSNHEGSRIHQSDVYNFGVLLLELITGSKNKELPAVALKKIRSGKLEEIVDPGLHYHEQPPFRRDQIEVIADLATRCLLFGGDGKIGMVEVARELIHIAKESIDGSSKRGRGLEETFSNSSLLQMISMSPDSIYVP; translated from the exons ATGTTAGCTCTACTCTTTGCACCTTTGTTTCTCTTCACATTGCTCCATCAATCGCCCATTTCTCACTGTCTTCAAGAAACACAGCAGCATCCTCAGAAATTAATTAGTCAGTGTGATGAGAAATGCGGGAAGTTGCGTATCCCATTTCCATTTCACCTGAACACTTCTTGTGCTTCAGTTTCCAACGCTTTTCATCTTTCTTGCTCAAACTCCACTACCCTTTACCTCAACATAGACTCTCTAAGCTATAAAGTCCTTGAATTCTTCTCCGATGGTATATTAGTAGACTTTTCGGGTAGCTCCACTTGTCGACAGTACAATGATTTGAATTCCTTTGATTTGGCAGGAAATGACTGCTTTGGCATATCGGTTGATAATGTTATTGGTTTATATGATTGTGAGGACTCTTCTTTGTGTAAAGCAGACTGTGAAACGATTGACTTGCCTGGTTGTGATGGCAGTGGCAGTGGCCCTCCTGCCTGCTGTTATCCCCTTTCCGATCATAGTTCATGGGATTTTGGAGATGGCTTCTCAGTGTTTTCCAAATTTGGATGCCGGGGGTTCTCTTCTTGGGTTGTTTCTCGCGGTACCAACACTGGAAAGCGCGGGGTTAAGTTGGAATGGGCCGTTCCAAAGAATTCATCCAAGGGAGTCTGTGCTGACAAAGCAGACATTGTAAATGCTACAGCAGTTGATGGAGGGACACGGTGCAAATGTCAGGATGGATTCGTTGGTGATGGATATGCTAGTGGAGAAGGATGCATGAAAT CCAGCATCAAGGATGGAGAGGAAGCACGCGGCAGTGATCGTGATACAAAAAAGCACAGGGGAAAAATGGTTACAATTTTAGCTG GAGTTGTTGGTCCGATATTCATCATTGCCTCCCTGATTGCACTCTTTTGCCTATTGAAACGGCCTGTTAAGGCTGACATGTACGACCCTGACCATGCTCATCTACATAGCACCATCTCATTCAGGAAAGCTTGTAGGACTAGATTATTCAATTACCATGAGCTAGAAAATGCTACCAGAGGATTTgatggtgatcaaaaacttgcAAGCAGCAATAACAGTACAATTTATGCAGGGGTCCTTGGAGATGATACACATATAGCTGTGCACAAGGTAGAATGCCGTGACGAAAGAGAACTCACTCAGGTCCTGTCTAGGGTTGAGGTTTTATCTGCAGTTTTACATAGGAATATGGCTCGTGTCCTTGGATGCTGCATTAATTCTGTCTACTCTCCACTAGTAGTCTATGAGTATCCTGCTAATGGTACCTTGGAGGAACATTTGCACCAGAGTGGAGAACAAAAGGTTGGCCTTGATTGGTATAAGAGATTGAGAATTTCCGCAGAAACAGCAAGTGTTCTTGCATTCTTGCAGTATGAAATCATCCCTCCTATCTTCCACCATGATCTCAAACCCGGCAACATCTTTTTAGATGAAGATTTATCAGTTAAAGTCGCCGGGTTCAAGCTATTTACAGCTAGCCTTGGGAATGATACTCATTCATACAGCAATCATGAAGGATCACGTATTCACCAGAGTGATGTTTACAACTTTGGCGTATTGCTTCTAGAGTTAATTACAGGCTCCAAAAACAAGGAGCTCCCAGCTGtagcattgaaaaaaattagaagtggGAAGCTAGAAGAAATCGTGGATCCGGGTCTCCATTATCACGAGCAACCGCCATTTCGCCGGGATCAGATAGAGGTAATTGCCGACCTTGCCACAAGATGCCTGTTGTTTGGTGGAGATGGTAAGATTGGAATGGTTGAGGTTGCAAGGGAACTGATACACATTGCAAAAGAGAGCATTGATGGAAGTAGTAAACGGGGACGTGGACTTGAAGAGACCTTTTCAAATTCCAGCCTCCTACAAATGATATCCATGTCTCCTGACTCTATATATGTTCCTTGA
- the LOC133692491 gene encoding protein LATE ELONGATED HYPOCOTYL-like — protein sequence MDTYSAGEDLVIKTRKPYTITKQRERWTEEEHNRFLEALKLYGRAWQRIEEHIGTKTAVQIRSHAQKFFSKLEKEAVAKGVPIGQALEIDIPPPRPKRKPSNPYPRKTGVGPPASQAGAKDGKLLTSTSSPHCRKVLDLEKEPRPEKPNGDERPTNAKENQDDNCSEVFTLLQEAHCSSVASVNKNCVPALEVLKKTSSFREFVPSPKKGNDDACNESFITVEHEANQKLDSSDANQTVLDNGTVKASKSENSCSLHEILFQQKKSDDFIGSLPTDEMQAMQNYPRHVPVHVLDGSLGTCMETPSDLSFQDSMFHPVGDIPACPILYSHPAGSTTTDHPTNLPRSSMHQSFPFFPPPFIPTHHNQDDYRSFLHISSTFSSPVVSTLLQNPAAHAAASFAATFWPYGNVESSADSPACAQEGFQSGQINSAPSMAAIAAATVAAATAWWAAHGLLPICAPLHTAFACPPASATAIQSADTDQVPPAKPERKETTPDNPPLQGQIQDLEHSEAVQAQNSASKPPTLSSSDSEESGGTKLNTGPKVTDHELNSKAPEVQDSGKTKSRKQVDRSSCGSNTPSSSEIETDALEKTEKGKEEPKEADANHPASESNCRRSRSSSSMSDSWKEVSEEGRLAFQALFTREILPQSFSPPHDLKSKMHQKEDTEEKKNPDEKDGDASLLDLNSKTWGYCSGYQEGEKNAVVPRCVNDGEEGLLTIGLGHGNLKAHLTGFKPYKRCSLEAKESRMATTGGQGEEKGPKRLRLEREASV from the exons ATGGATACATACTCCGCAGGAGAAGACTTGGTTattaag ACGAGGAAACCATATACAATTACCAAGCAACGAGAAAGATGGACAGAGGAGGAGCATAACAGGTTCCTAGAGGCCTTGAAGCTCTATGGACGAGCTTGGCAGCGAATCGAAG AACATATTGGTACAAAGACTGCCGTGCAAATCAGAAGTCATGCACAGAAGTTCTTTTCGAAG TTGGAGAAGGAGGCTGTTGCTAAAGGTGTTCCGATAGGACAAGCACTTGAAATAGACATTCCACCACCACGTCCCAAAAGGAAACCTAGCAATCCTTATCCTCGAAAGACAGGTGTGGGTCCTCCCGCATCACAGGCAGGAGCAAAGGATGGAAAGCTTTTAACTTCAACTTCTTCTCCACATTGTAGGAAAGTTTTAGATTTGGAGAAAGAACCACGTCCTGAG AAACCTAATGGAGATGAGAGGCCAACCAATGCTAAGGAAAATCAGGATGACAATTGCTCAGAAGTATTTACCCTTCTCCAAGAAGCTCATTGTTCCTCCGTAGCTTCAGTCAACAAAAATTGTGTACCAGCACTAGAGGTTCTCAAAAAGACTAGCTCTTTCAGGGAGTTTGTACCTTCACCGAAGAAGGGAAATGATGATGCATGCAATGAATCCTTTATCACTGTCGAGCATGAAGCAAATCAAAAGTTGGACAGCTCTGATGCCAATCAGACAGTTTTGGATAATGGCACTGTTAAAGCTTCAAAATCAGAAAATTCTTGCTCTTTGCATGAGATATTGTTTCAGCAAAAGAAATCAGATGATTTTATTGGATCATTGCCAACAGATGAGATGCAAGCCATGCAGAACTATCCAAGGCATGTCCCTGTACACGTTCTAGATGGGAGCCTGGGAACATGTATGGAAACTCCCTCGGATTTGTCATTTCAGGATTCCATGTTTCATCCAGTAGGAGATATTCCAGCGTGTCCTATTTTATACTCACATCCTGCTGGATCCACTACCACTGATCATCCAACTAATTTGCCAAGATCCTCTATGCATCAATCATTTCCATTCTTTCCTCCTCCATTTATCCCAACTCATCATAATCAAGATGACTACAGATCATTTCTCCACATATCCTCCACATTTTCGAGTCCCGTTGTATCTACTCTGCTACAAAACCCGGCAGCCCATGCTGCAGCAAGCTTTGCAGCTACCTTTTGGCCCTATGGAAATGTGGAGAGTTCCGCAGATTCTCCAGCATGTGCCCAAGAAGGTTTCCAATCGGGGCAAATAAACTCTGCTCCCAGTATGGCAGCTATTGCTGCTGCTACAGTGGCAGCAGCAACTGCATGGTGGGCAGCACATGGACTCCTTCCCATATGTGCTCCTCTTCACACTGCCTTTGCCTGCCCTCCTGCTTCTGCAACTGCAATTCAGTCTGCGGATACTGATCAAGTTCCTCCAGCCAAGCCAGAAAGGAAGGAAACAACTCCTGATAATCCTCCTTTGCAAGGTCAAATACAGGACCTGGAGCACTCTGAAGCTGTGCAAGCTCAAAACTCTGCATCAAAACCACCAACGTTGTCATCATCAGATTCTGAAGAGAGTGGAGGCACAAAGCTAAACACTGGACCAAAAGTTACTGATCACGAGTTAAATTCAAAAGCTCCTGAGGTCCAGGATTCAGGCAAAACAAAGAGCAGAAAACAGGTTGACCGTTCTTCATGTGGTTCAAATACACCATCTAGCAGTGAAATTGAGACAGATGCATTAGAGAAGACTGAGAAAGGCAAGGAAGAGCCAAAAGAAGCTGATGCAAATCATCCAGCCTCTGAGTCAAACTGTCGCCGCAGCAGAAGTAGCAGCAGCATGAGTGATTCGTGGAAAGAGGTCTCCGAAGAG GGGCGGTTGGCATTTCAAGCACTATTCACCAGAGAGATATTGCCCCAGAGCTTCTCACCTCCACATGATCTGAAGAGTAAGATGCACCAGAAGGAAGAtactgaagaaaagaaaaatccagaTGAGAAAGATGGAGATGCGTCACTGTTAGATCTCAACAGCAAAACATGGGGTTACTGCTCTGGCTATCAAGAAGGGGAGAAAAATGCCGTAGTGCCTAGATGTGTAAACGATGGGGAGGAAGGGCTGCTGACTATTGGACTTGGACATGGAAATCTGAAGGCTCATCTAACCGGATTTAAACCTTACAAAAGGTGTTCACTGGAGGCCAAAGAAAGCAGGATGGCAACCACTGGTGGCCAGGGCGAGGAGAAAGGCCCCAAGAGGTTACGTTTGGAAAGGGAAGCTTCAGTGTGA